The DNA window CATGGTTACGTATTGGGTGTTGTTCTCTGCCTTGGTtcccatctctctcttcgttAGTATAGAATTGGTCAAATACTGGCATGCTATCCTCATCAATGACGATCTCGACATGTACTACGATAAGTCTGATACGCCAGCTACTTGCCGAACCTCGAGTTTGGTTGAGGAGCTTGGCATGGTTGAGTATGTGTTTTCAGACAAGACTGGTACGCTTACCTGCAACCAGATGGAGTTCAAACAATGCTCTATTGGTGGCATCATGTACGCCGAAGAGGTTCCCGAGGACCGCCGGCCGACTGGcatggacgacgaggagtcGGCCATTTTTGACTTCAAGACACTCCAAGCCAACCTGGAAAGCGGCCATGAAACCGCGGGAATGATTGAtcattttctctccttgCTAGCCACCTGCCACACGGTTATCCCTGAAATGAACGAGAAAGGACAGATTAAATATCAAGCAGCCTCTCCCGATGAAGGTGCGCTGGTGGCCGGAGCAGTCACCATGGGTTACCGATTTACTGCTCGAAAGCCCAGATCCGTCCTTATCGAAGCGAACGGCCGACCGCAAGAATACGAACTACTAGCCGTCTGCGAGTTCAACTCGACCCGTAAGCGAATGTCAGCCATTTTCCGCTGTCCGGATGGCAAGGTTCGAATCTACTGCAAGGGTGCCGACACCGTCATCTTGGAACGACTAAATGACCAAAACCCTCATGTCGAAGTCACTTTGCGCCATCTCGAAGAGTACGCCTCGGAGGGTCTCAGGACGCTTTGTTTGGCTATGCGCGAAGTTCCCGAACAAGAATACCAAGAGTGGCGCCAGCTCTTCGACGCGGCAGCGACGACTGTGGGTGGTAACCGAGCTGACGAGCTGGACAAGGCTGCTGAGATTATCGAACATGACTTTTACCTTCTTGGGGCCACTGCCATCGAAGATCGTCTCCAGGATGGCGTACCAGAGACCATTCACACTCTCCAGCAGGCCAACATCAAAGTCTGGGTCTTGACGGGCGATCGACAGGAAACGGCCATCAATATCGGAATGAGCTGTAAGCTTCTTAGTGAAGACATGATGCTCTTGATTGTCAACGAAGAGTCGGCCGCTGCCACCCGCGACAACATCCAGAAGAAGCTCGATGCCATTAGAACACAAGGAGATGGTACCATTGAAATGGAGTCGCTTGCTCTCATCATTGACGGCAAGTCTCTCACCTATGCTCTTGAAAAGGGCTTGGATAAGCTCTTCCTCGATCTCGCCGTCATGTGCAAGGCAGTCATCTGTTGCCGTGTGTCACCTTTACAGAAAGCCTTGGTCGTCAAGCTGGTCAAGAAGCATCGAAAGCAATCAATCCTTCTTGCTATTGGCGACGGAGCAAACGATGTTTCCATGATCCAGGCAGCACACATTGGTGTTGGTATCAGTGGTGAAGAAGGTCTACAGGCCGCACGAAGTGCCGACGTGGCTATTGCTCAGTTCAGGTATTTACGAAAGCTGCTACTCGTTCACGGCGCGTGGAGCTACCAGCGAGTGAGCAAGACGattctgttttctttttacaaGAACATCGCCCTATACTTGACGCAGTTTTGGTACACGTTCCAGAATGTTTTCTCCGGTCAAGTTATTTACGAATCATGGACCCTGTCTTTCTACAACGTCTTCTTTACCTTCTTCCCGCCGCTTGCCATTGGTATCTTGGATCAGTTCATCTCTGCGCGGTTGCTTGATCGCTACCCTCAGCTCTACATGATGGGCCAGCAGAATTCCGCGTTCAAACTCAAAGTTTTTGCACAGTGGATTGTCAACGCTGTCTATCACTCCCTCGTCCTCTACATCTTTGCCGAGTTGATCTGGTACAGCGATCTGATTGACAACCAGGGACAGACTGACGGTCACTGGGTGTGGGGAACGGCTCTATACGGAGCTGTCCTCCTTACGGTCCTGGGCAAGGCGGCACTGGTAACGAACAACTGGACCAAGTACCACGTTCTGGCCATTCCGGGCAGCATGGCTGTCTGGTGGGTTTTCATTGCCGTGTACGGTACCGTCGCGCCCAAGGTCCACGTCTCAACCGAGTACTTTGGCGTTATCCCCAAGCTATACAGCAGCCCAATCTTTTGGCTCCAAACTTTTGTGCTGGCATGTTTGTGTTTGTCGCGTGATTTTGCCTGGAAGTATGCCAAGCGAATGTACTTTCCACAGACGTACCACCATATTCAGGAGATTCAAAAGTACAATATTCAGGACTACCGGCCTAGGTACGTACACAGTCCCCTTTTAATCCCTTCCCCTTTAATCTGCCATTTGAAACTTGCCaaggcagagaaagagatgtgTGATGATTCTCTAACATTTTACTTGATAGGATGGAGCAATTTCAAAAGGCTATCCGCAAGGTTCGGCAGGTGCAGCGTATGCGTAAGCAGCGTGGCTATGCCTTTTCGCAGGCCGATGAGAGTCAGACGCGCGTGCTTCAGGCATACGACACGACAAAGCACCGAGGACGGTATGGAGAAATGGAGAGCTCAAGACCAATAGACgggatataaaaaaaactagctGTTTTAGGATGGTTGTAATGATTTTCTACTTAATGTCATGTCAAAATCAAGGAGTGAGTGTAttctttttggggggggaaGCGGAGTGGCAATAAGGAGTAGCATGGGTGGTAGCCATGTTTGATGACTGAAGCCAGATGGAGGACTATGATTGCTTTTTCCGTCTCTCTATTAGCTATTATGCCATATATGATGACTTCTCCAAAACTCTTGGCTCTGGCGGCTTGTTTTctggctttttgttttgtataACTCGTCTTGGTGTGATTCTGCTTGTGGATGGGGGGTGAACGAAGCAGGAATTAAAAAGAGGGGGGGCATTGGTTGTACGGAGTTGGAGTTTATGTTGCTAGATGCTTTATGTAGTGTTTGTGGCCATGTTttggaaaaagaacaagaataTCATTCGTTTGCAAGTGCGACCATAGGATGCGATATCATTAATGGCAAGCTGTTGATGAAATCTTGAGATGTGATTCTAGAGGCATCTTTAGACGGAGATTGAGTTGTCCGTGTAACTTGAGCTTTGTGACAGGCTGTTATGTCAGATATCAACTTTTCAATCTCTATAATTGATTGGTGTGATATAGTTTTCGCTGCTTCCAGACAACCTTGCCAAATGCAAGTTTTTGCGCAATACGTTACACACTTGACGTGTAGATGAACAATGAGCATCATCAAGACTTTGAACTGGAAACGGGCAAGATACGAGTTGTCATCCATGATCTACTCTCTTTCACTGTAAAGTTGTGATGCCTCACGTATGACAAGTCGTTCACTCTGACACAATACACATGATATCAACAGCCAGGTTCTACCACATTCTCGATTTGGCTTATTTAAATCCGGGTAACTAGAGGTTACACTGCCGCtcccttgtttttttttttttttttttttttaaataactaaatGATCGTGTTGTACGAAAGTTGTGCTAGCCGCCATATTTTCTGTTACTCTTCTCCCTTGCACAACGTTTCGACtttcggttttttttttgtgcccCTGCGCAGAAATTTGGTCGTTTTCTGATGATTCCGGAACTGAGGCGAGAGTCGTGTTACGCTGCTtggtgtttcttttcttttctttctttctttcttttttttttttttgacgaCGGGAGAAATTGTAAGAAGGGTTTTAACGAAAGGTGAACTGtcacttgaagaagaagagaaagaagaccGATTATTCTATACTCTCTAAGATACAAGAAAAACGTCAAGAGTTATGATTGATTTTAATTGAAAATGTCTTAACGCTCTGGAAGTATCTCATGTTAGCTGTTCATTCATACTCGGCTTGCAACCCATACTATCCATCTATATACTTGCggacttgttctttttttacggACAATTTTTACGCAAACAAGtgagaagaataaaaatagaagaaaaaaaaaataagcaaCTGAATCCAGTCGCCTCCGCCCTCTACAGCACAAACATTCGTACTACAACTCCCCATTTCTCTTCGCCACCTCCACAATTACACAATAGAAAATGCATCCTGTTATTAGTAGTGGTAACACCACTTCAATGCAGTggttcaaaaaaaaaaaataaaaaaaagtttaaatacTACATATCATAGCAtttcacaaaaaaaaaaaaaaaaaaagtcgaggAACACAAAAAAGCACACGTATCGGCTGTGGGGTAAAGAAAAAGCATCATCACGATGCTTGCAGCTTTTGTGCGACGCAGTTGGAGAGACGTGAGACATGGCGCCGCCACCGTGATAAGGATCCGGGGCGAGTTGTCCAAGGtacgagatgctgctgattATGTGCATGGATAATGGACAGGGAGTACGAAAACAAATCTATAATTTGTTGAATATGGACTCGTAACATAAATAGATCTGCGCGATTGGGATGATCGCCGACATCGCTTGATACGCTGAATAGCAAATTCACAATTCCTTCAGATaggtaattataataatattatcATTTGTTTTTGTATGTATTTCAATTAAATCTTTCATTCGTGGGTTCTGTGTAATCCCCCAATAAGATGTCTCATCATGCCATGCAAAatcttgcttcttttttcaatcCAAATGTCAAAAACGCCGTCCATTAAAAATAGCCACACCGTGTTTTATATCTATTCCATCTTATACATCATCATTTTTGGGTGCCTAGAGGCGATGATAAAAATCTTTTGTAAAACAAACAGAGTAGGAGATAGAGAGATAGAGAGATAGAGGAAAAGATAAGGGGATAAGGGAGATGGGTACTATGCAGAATTGGTAAGATAAAAGGTCGTAGATAAGAGTCGGGAATCGGAGCGACGCCCGGGATGGGCCTCGGCCATATGTGGTGGAAGGTGACAGTGAAAGCGGCTGATAAGAGAATTGGGGAATATTGATTGAgaatggaaaaagaagcgctGAGGGGGATGAATCGAGACCGTCCAGAGTTGGTAAAGGCCCCGGGAAGGCAACCCCTCCATTCTTTGGCGGTGACAAGTAGAAACACAAGTAGTAGTGGTAGTAATAAGAATGGGTAAAAGCGAAAATGGTAATGTCAAACTTTTGTCTCGACTccttgaaaaaaagaacgccCGAAAATGAAAACAATGACGAGAGCTGCGAAAAGAACTCGGTCCAGAGCAGCCCGTGGGGGGTCCAGCAGCATAAGCACAGGCAAAGGGGGCCGAGATGCTTGGATGGACCGTTGCGCACATCagttgatggtggtgagaCCCCCTGGTCGGCTGGAACACGAATCCCTGTCAACCCCGCAAACGTCGGCTGGCTGCTTCTGAGCCAAAAGTGCGGAGAGGCGCGGTGAGAGCTGCAGCGCAGTTTAGCCAGTGCGGTGATaggcttctgctgctgctagccgCCATGTCGTCGGCAAGGGGGTGCAGGAGGAGCAACGCTAAGGAAGCTCCCCAACGCACCGGTGCGTCCGAAATCACCGTGAAAACATGGGGACTAGCAGCTCGATGCTCTTTGGccgagagctggagctgctgccagggTTTCGTGGCGGTAGTGGTCGCTCCATGCCGCCAGATGCAGCTTCGTGTGAGTAGGCGCTGCCGTAGCCCGGGTCGTATGTGTGGCCGGATGAGTGTCGCGTGTACGAGTTGTTGGGGCTGGTGGCCGAGCTGCGGCTGAAGGGCCAGATGCCACTGCCCGTGGGCGAAGTAGGGCTGGGCGGCCTCATGTTGAGCGATCGCAGGGCAGACATGGCCGAGGTGTGGTAGTTGAGGGTGCTGCCTGGCGTTGCTGGCGGGGAGTTTGTGAAGTGCATGGAGCTGGGCCTCGACGGTGATGCTCGCGGCACAATGTCACGGGGCTCGGGCTTGCCCAGAGTGTAGTTGGGCTGGGCAGTATGCGCGGCGCTGAAGTAGCTGTGAACCGAAGACGGTTGCTGCGAAGACGAGTCTTGGTCGCTCCAGCGGCATCTATAAAGATTGTCAGCACTCATGAACCTCGAGTAAACGGGCGAACTAGAGCCAACATACGTCTCGGAGCAGTATAGCATCTCGCCGTGGGGGATGAATTGCTTTTCGCAGGTCATGCTGCAATAAACAAATAGAGTCAGTAAAAgttctgcagcatcgccaacagGAGAGATGCTTGCTTACCAAAACTGAGGGAAGCTCTCCCTTTCATTCTCATAGACCTCGGTGTACTCCCGGTTGCCTCGTCCCAGCTTCTGGGCACTGGATGGAGTGTGTCGTCGGGTCATGGCTGGTCGCTTGTAATGCGCAGGAGTTGCAGCAACAGTCTTTCGTACGTCTGTCGTTGATGAGTGGGTAGAGTAAGGTCCAGACTTTCGTCGCTGATGAGGCATTATAAATGGTAAAGCTACCAAGTCTGTGAAGAGTAGAAGCGCGTGGGCTGAAGCTATTATCCTGGTAGTTCGCAGAAGTGAATAGAACTACCAGGACCGTCTAGCCAGAGAGATGCTCAAGGCTAGGGAAGCTGACTTATATCCAACAGGTGGCCGTAGGGCTGTGTTATGTGACGAGTCGGATTTTGAACAGCACGAATATGTAAACAGGTTATAGCTTTCTAGAGACGATTTGTCCACATGCGTGACAGACAAGTCAATGACCGTGTGCCTCTGGTAACAGGACGGTGGGATTGGCTGAAGTCACACTCAAGGAGGGTGCGTTGATCGACAGGATCCGGTAGATGGAAGGATGCGAGGATGGCGCAGATCGATTCGTCAGGCAGACAATGGCTATCCACCTGGTGCTCAGTTGACAAAGCAGTCTGTTGACTTGTGTTTGCTCGACAGCCAAATATAGTAGTGGTGCTAATGGGTAGCAACGGTATCGCCAGTCAGATGATGAGCGTCCAGTAGCGCTGGCTATGGGTGGGTGAGATAAAGAGCGGACTTGGTGTAAGTGGCACGGGATTCCGAGTTGGTGGCCGAGTTGAGGCGGAGCGGCTGTTGGCGGAATCGAGAGAAGAATCGATGATTGAAGTGGAAAACAAGCAAGATGTGCAGTTTTGGACgcaagggagatggaaggaagaaataagaaaagggTGAGTGACTCGGCCTGAGATGTCGTGATTTGATTAATAGGCGGCAGCCGAAAGCGGAGTCTGGCGAGCGAAGGTTTCGAGGTACCGAAAAAACAGCGGCGGTGACACACTGTCGACGCCCGGCTCCACAATGTCGCGATAGCAGGTACTTCCAGGCAACGATGACTCTGAGACTATGTGGGCTTCTCTGTTGCgtaaagttttttttttctgggaCAAGAGAGAATGGGATGTTTTGCCCTTCTTATGCCGTCTGCTCTTGTTTGAAATGTGGACACGGAGGGCGACGGAATGATTGGTGGCCTTGACGAGCTTGCAGAGGGACAGCGAAGGATGGTAGGGCTGGGCTCGCTTGCAGCAACTTGTAAGACGGGCTGGTAGCTTATTTGGCTGACGGGTGCTTATTAGCCGGCTGCTGGACAGCACACAATAAGCCTTTGCTTTGGTGAATATGAGTCGCGAATGATGTGCTCGCTGGACGACAGTTGGCGTGATAAGGCGTGGCACTTGCGTCGGTGCCAAAGAGACGAGACAATGCTTTAAGAGCGGTACTCTAATGTAGGTACCTgtttgacaagaagaatagGTAGACAAGATTAGAAAAGCGAGTGTCTGAACAATAAGCGCAagcagagaagcaaagagagagacgtCGAAGCCGCAGCGCCCGTATCCGGGGACGCTGACGAATATTTAACATTCTCTCGTCTGGCCTCTCAACTCAACCGCTGCCAGGCACGGGTGGAGGCCAatgggcagcagcttcgcgTCCCCGTCGACCGCATGCAGTGCATCGCAAGCGCAGTTTGCAGGGCATCTTGGAGCTTGGGATGGCGCCGATGCGAAGCTAATGGAGGGACTCCGAGATTGTGTGCGGCGCCTTTTGGTGGCGATCGACGGAACGGGGCCATGGAAAACTGCCCAGGGGGGGCTTGGTCGAGGTACTGGTACATGGTCCGTACAAGCCATTTATGCTGGCCGTGCGACAATTCCGCCAGCAATGCGTCCCGCCCGGGTCGACGGCCAGGTCGCATTGCGGTAGCGTGCACCGGTGGAGCAGGCCTGAGTTGGCACGCAGCGGCGGTACTGGGTACTCCATGCAGACAATTGGGCAGGTCTGCCGCTGGACGGGCCATCAAGGCACCAGCTGTGCCCCCGAGTGCCGTTTCGCTGCGCTGCTGGTCGCTGTACTTTGAGCACCTGCAACGGCAGCGCTGGAGGGGCGATCCTCCAGGCCC is part of the Trichoderma atroviride chromosome 1, complete sequence genome and encodes:
- a CDS encoding uncharacterized protein (EggNog:ENOG41); amino-acid sequence: MPHQRRKSGPYSTHSSTTDVRKTVAATPAHYKRPAMTRRHTPSSAQKLGRGNREYTEVYENERESFPQFCMTCEKQFIPHGEMLYCSETCRWSDQDSSSQQPSSVHSYFSAAHTAQPNYTLGKPEPRDIVPRASPSRPSSMHFTNSPPATPGSTLNYHTSAMSALRSLNMRPPSPTSPTGSGIWPFSRSSATSPNNSYTRHSSGHTYDPGYGSAYSHEAASGGMERPLPPRNPGSSSSSRPKSIELLVPMFSR
- a CDS encoding uncharacterized protein (TransMembrane:10 (i257-274o280-299i480-503o534-555i1048-1067o1087-1109i1130-1154o1166-1183i1195-1214o1234-1253i)), yielding MAGRQPMGRHGGPSNNDDLLLDLDNEQPIYSAGQRSALNDDDLARAYDLDHDPQSRPSVSYDDFVGAEPSYPQAGRSMGAQAAQPPGNPGPYHAGQFSQSSDLDNYQRYADDYEDYPEDDMLYQQGGAGDAGQSSAARNNAMARNSVLTLGGGFFGKLKHRLGMGQGYSEMDLPLTEPGARVPSQQQPPEQPKGNMMSKFKFGRSKPDPSTMGPRIIHLNNPPANAANKYVGNHISTAKYNIATFLPKFLFEQFSKVANIFFLFTAALQQIPGLSPTNKYTTIGPLAIVLLVSAIKELVEDYRRRTADNALNTSLARVLRGSNFTETKWNAVTVGDVVRVESEEPFPADLVLLASSEPEGLCYIETANLDGETNLKIKQALPETSTMVSPSELSRLGGRVKSEQPNSSLYTYEATLTMQAGGGEKELALNPEQLLLRGATLRNTPWIHGIVVFTGHETKLMRNATATPIKRTKVERQLNWLVLMLVGMLLALSLICTIGDLVMRGATGDSLSYLYLDKIDSAGTAAGVFFKDMVTYWVLFSALVPISLFVSIELVKYWHAILINDDLDMYYDKSDTPATCRTSSLVEELGMVEYVFSDKTGTLTCNQMEFKQCSIGGIMYAEEVPEDRRPTGMDDEESAIFDFKTLQANLESGHETAGMIDHFLSLLATCHTVIPEMNEKGQIKYQAASPDEGALVAGAVTMGYRFTARKPRSVLIEANGRPQEYELLAVCEFNSTRKRMSAIFRCPDGKVRIYCKGADTVILERLNDQNPHVEVTLRHLEEYASEGLRTLCLAMREVPEQEYQEWRQLFDAAATTVGGNRADELDKAAEIIEHDFYLLGATAIEDRLQDGVPETIHTLQQANIKVWVLTGDRQETAINIGMSCKLLSEDMMLLIVNEESAAATRDNIQKKLDAIRTQGDGTIEMESLALIIDGKSLTYALEKGLDKLFLDLAVMCKAVICCRVSPLQKALVVKLVKKHRKQSILLAIGDGANDVSMIQAAHIGVGISGEEGLQAARSADVAIAQFRYLRKLLLVHGAWSYQRVSKTILFSFYKNIALYLTQFWYTFQNVFSGQVIYESWTLSFYNVFFTFFPPLAIGILDQFISARLLDRYPQLYMMGQQNSAFKLKVFAQWIVNAVYHSLVLYIFAELIWYSDLIDNQGQTDGHWVWGTALYGAVLLTVLGKAALVTNNWTKYHVLAIPGSMAVWWVFIAVYGTVAPKVHVSTEYFGVIPKLYSSPIFWLQTFVLACLCLSRDFAWKYAKRMYFPQTYHHIQEIQKYNIQDYRPRMEQFQKAIRKVRQVQRMRKQRGYAFSQADESQTRVLQAYDTTKHRGRYGEMESSRPIDGI